tGTAGAACTATTCAAAAGAAGTAAAGAACCCAAGCTCAATCCTGAAATCACGCTATTCTTTTCTCGATTTGGTTAGGCCCACAACCTCCTACTAAAACCAAGAAAAAGCATTCCTTGGATAAAAAAAATCTGGCCCATATACTAAGTGGGTCAACGGAAAAGCCCAATTTATATAAGCAGTTTTTAGTTTAGGAATTTTTTCATAAATATCCGAGCCGGagaaaatatttgtaaaaatacaGATGAACCTGATATCCAACCGTGACCTCATATGTAACCCGTATCCTATTTTTACAAATACTAGCATAAatctcgtgcgatgcacgggttttacattaatattttaaaattttttatcaagtaatattatatttttaaaatatttatataaatatataataattataaatttagtagaataacatgtggtcgtaatttattataataaatagactatttctagtaatttaacaatttagtagtttagcagatatgtaacactattgtttatatcttttaataatatgataagttgtattcgtagtttagtaggataaatatactatatttagtagtagtttaataatttagtagtttattggatatataacactatttatctatttttgtaataatcaaaattagggaattatcgttgaaccaaattatctctattccggctattataatatagtataaatatagattttgctaaaaagtaatatttttgataatttttttttaatttatatgaCGAATAGTGTTAGAgacaaaaaaaaaattacagaaaattGTTACAAAATAAAGTGTTAGTGCTTGAGATAAGAGTTTGGATGTAAATGAAGGGGCTTTGGGAAGGCACCTTGGCATTTTACTTACGTGACACTCGAAATATATCTGAAATACAAATTGCCTAGACTCAGAGGAGAAGAATCTAGGGTTCTTGATATCACCAAAATCCTAAATCAATTAAAATCTGAAATCTTCTTGAAAAATTGAAAAAACCCAGTATTTATTATGATAATATCTCTTATTTTCCCACAATTTTCATCACTATCTTTCTCAAATCACCTCACCAATCTTCGTGTTCTTGGCCCTGGTTTGAATCCCACTTGCCACCATTCTTTTTCTCGCTAAATTTATCATAAAGATTGTGTTTTTACACTTTTTTTTTGCTTTCTTGGTTGTGTTTTAGCCCAAAGATTGTATCTTTACACGTTTCTTGGCTTTCTTAATTGTGTTTTAGCTCAAAGATTGTAGCTTTACACGTTTCTTGGCATTCTTGATTGTGTTTTAGCTCAAAGATTGTAGCTTTACACGTTTCTTGGCTTTCTTGATTGTGTTTTGGCTCAAAGATTGTAGCTTTATATGATTTAGTGCTTTTTCTTGGTTAAAGAAAGAGGGATTTGAAAAGGGGCGTTTGGTTCGGTGTTTTTAAGTGGTTATTTGAGTGTTTTAGGGGATGGTTTCAAGTCGTGGGAGACGAGTTTCGAGGGGTGGAGGTGGTATTAGGGATGATAGAGGGTGGACTATGCTTCATATTGGTGCTCGACGAGGCGATGTCAAGGAGGTATATGTCTTTATCTTTTGGCTCGATATGTGTTCCATGTTTGTGTAGCTATGTTTGGATTGGGGTTAAGTAATTTGATTAAAAAACAATGAAAAGTTTACGACTTATTTATCATGATGTTAGAAGTTGTTCATGTGTATGTCAGTCTTCATATGATAGTATTGCATTGTCTACTCATGTGCATGTTTATATTCTTGCAGTAGTGtgttaaattttaatatattaatcTACTGACTACTGTTAATAAATTTAAATCTATAATGCCAAATTTGGGATGATTGTCATGGATAATTAGTTTCTAACAGTGTATTACTGCTTTTAAAGAAAAACTGTGTGGTCAGTAGTTAGTAAACAagattataatcttataaaatGCATGATAGCTCCAAGATTTGATGGGAATTATTATATCTCCTCCGTGTTGGTGATTCTGAGGCACCTTTGGAGTGATATTCATTATATGTGTGGACAGGAAAATGGATGTTTAGCAAAATAGAGTATATGAGTCCATGTATATATGTGTAAACAACTGAATAGACCTAAATCCAGGCCCAATTTGTATGAGATACGTTTCCCTTTATATTTTTCCGTGAGAGAGAAACCTTGAGGTCAAGAAGCAGACTCAAAAATAGGAATCAAATACTAATATTTGCATCATATATACGTAATTATGCAAACATCTATTTCTTATGCCATCCTTAGTATTCACTATAAATATCGTGTATATCGTTTGAAGGATTTGAGGTTTTCCATTAATAGCTTCATGGCTTTCAGGATTATAGTTTCATTAATGAGAATTGAAGCTAAGTTTTAAGTTGTACTAGGTTTTCTTACATTCTATTAGCAAGCTCCAGAACATATCTTTCTTTTGTTGATGGGGTCAATGTTTAGGGGAAGATGGTGATGACTTACCTTTTGTACTCGGTTCACAACTTCTTTGTATTCCTGATGTACACAGTAGAATACCGGTGTATTCCTGATGACTTGCCTTTCATACTCGGTTCACAACTTCTTTGTAATCCTCATTCTCTTTGTATTTCGGGATGCATCAGTGTATGTATTAAATGGAGTATTTTGGATCTGAATTGATTCTCGATAGAACCTCACAATCTCACAGAATTATTTGAAGCCCTGCAGATATTGGATAATCAATTGGTACCCCAGATAAATATGTACAAAAATACTTACTGAATTTTTCTCGATTTGCTTCAGACTATATAGATAGCCCTAATGTGCCACATTGAAGCTAATTGAGAAACAACCTGTAGGCAAGATCGTAGTGACTTGGAGTTGGAGCAGCACCTGCTGAATGCCTTGGATAAACAGAGAGAATTAAAGATGTTAcctatatattttaaaaaatacaGTGTGGAAATAACAATTTACGAAGTATTTATTAGTGATTGTGATAGGAATTATTTTTAGTGTGTAACTTTTGATAATAACAACTAACAAGTATATGGTGTTAATCAGACCATCCTTTGAGTCAATATATGAGAACCATTTGTATGAGAAAATTGGATGGTTTCTCTTCCTATGTTGAAAACTAAGGGTAATTGTCAAAGCACTTGTGTCTTCCATTACATCGTTTCGAATCATTTTCTACTCTTTATCCAACAATAGGACAATAATGCTCATTTTATATTGATAAGTATTGATTAACTACTTTATTGTATTTATTTCAATACTTGGTGCCTTAAACCTCGTCAAATATAGTAGCTGTCGACATTAACGTATATTATTAGAGTGAATTTTGACTCGGGAATCCTTGTTCTTTCGGTGTAATGTGTTAATGTTTGTTTATTTGCTAGTTTATCTCTTGGCAAGGCATTAACGCAACCTTGAATTCGTCACTTAAATATGAAAACTCCTTTTGAAGGCCTGACCACAGAGTATTTTGGTATTAAATATACCCGTTTTCAATCTGTAGTCATTGCAGAGGACATCATAGTCTTTATAAAAAATTTGACCCTAATAGGCTGCGGTTATATTATGTGCAGTTGTATGCAGTATCTATGTCAGCTTTTTCAATAGTTCTGAGGTTTGGAATTGAAATGTTTCTTTTCCGAATCAATAGTACTGGAATTCATAGAATTATGCACTTAGTAACTTACAAGACTTGGAAATGTGTTCCCATAGTTTGTATTAAGAAAGTTACCAGATAGAAAATAGGTAGGTTCAATATTATTAATCTCTTGTTGGGTTTGACTTCAAAAATTTTATTCCTCTTAGTGTTCAAGTTTTTTGTCTTTACCTCTGATACTATTCTGACTACCTTTTTGCAATGATGTCTAGTTACCCCTTGGTTTTTTTAAAGTATATTACCCCTTTAGAGGGCATAGTAATTACAGCTATATATCAGTGCCAAGCACAGACTACTTGTAACTATATATTAGAAGATATTAAAGAGGTGAAGATAATTTATGTTTTATCTGATTGCATTAAATAATCTTACATTAGCATAATTgctattattttaattaattttaatttacaaATTGTTAGGAATGTCCTTCACACAGAttaattatgtgtgtgtgtgtgtgtgtgcacaGGCGTGCACACATGTctgtgtatgtgtgtgcagtgtATATGTCCTaacaattaaataaattatataggAGAGTCGCATTGTTAAAGTCTCTAGGAGAATTGTTAACCAACTTTGGTGTGCAACTACTAAGTGAAATATAGAATAGAATTATTGGCAGTCGTCTGAATTATCCTACACTATAAAAAGGCTTCAGAATTCTCTAGTCCGTCTTTAATAATAATTAGTTAGTAACAGAGGACTAGTAATGCATTtgtttaataatttatttttctttgtGCAGGTGAGACGTCTTCTCAACGAAGGGGTTGATGCTAATATCGCTGCTTTTGGGCCCAAATCACATGGGATAACCCCTCTCCATCTTGCTGCCAAGGGTGGCCACCTTAAAGTGATGGATGCATTGCTTGAGTGTGGGGCAAATATTGATGCCCGAACCAAGGGTGCCTGTGGCTGTGAGTGCATATATAATAAAGATAGACTTCTATGTTCCCTTTTTTTCAGTGCAGCGAGTAAGGATATATATACTGTCATCTCTTGTCATTAATATTTTCTTTTTGTTGAATTAGGGACTCCCCTACACACTGCAGCCAAAGAAAGAAACAGGAAAGCGGTCAAATACCTGGTTGAAAATGGTGCTTTCTTGCCTGATGACATTAATGACCCTAGGTTTAATCCTCCCCTCCATTACTGTTCTGGTCTGGAATGGGCTTATGAGGCAATGAAGCTTCTTCAAGAAGAGAACTCATCATCAGGTGAGACCAACTACACCTCAGAAAGCTGAGACACTGCCATAGTTTGATGCTACATTTACTCACTCTTCTGGGAATAAATTACTCCTGGATGTTCGATTTCCTTTATCAACT
This sequence is a window from Apium graveolens cultivar Ventura chromosome 9, ASM990537v1, whole genome shotgun sequence. Protein-coding genes within it:
- the LOC141687043 gene encoding phytochrome-interacting ankyrin-repeat protein 1-like, whose product is MVSSRGRRVSRGGGGIRDDRGWTMLHIGARRGDVKEVRRLLNEGVDANIAAFGPKSHGITPLHLAAKGGHLKVMDALLECGANIDARTKGACGWTPLHTAAKERNRKAVKYLVENGAFLPDDINDPRFNPPLHYCSGLEWAYEAMKLLQEENSSSGETNYTSES